A region of Triplophysa dalaica isolate WHDGS20190420 chromosome 20, ASM1584641v1, whole genome shotgun sequence DNA encodes the following proteins:
- the ccnt1 gene encoding cyclin-T1 isoform X1, whose product MAASFPSPSVNNNKWYFTREQIENSPSRRSGLDPDKELSYRQQAANLLQDMGQRLNVSLLTINTAIVYMHRFYMIQSFTRFHRNVIAPAALFLAAKVEEQPRKLEHVIKVTHACLNPQDPPPDTRSDTYLQQAQDLVILESIILQTLAFEITIDHPHTHVVKCTQLVRVGVVTASKDLAQASYFMATNSLHLTTFCLQYSPPIVACICIHLACKWSNWEIPVSTDSKHWWEYVDPTVTLELLDDLTNEFLQILEKTPSRLKRIRNWKAASQTAKKSKAQDGDQSEAIMNMISMASSDTSLVGLMSLSASHSDSTSSADDLNIGASSQQWQPPGKELATSNELHAPAKVSLSEYRAKHADELAAQKRNLLNMEASVKQGYATAAQALMNQQRKDKHHHHQQQQSTSSSSDSGNPSPIVLKIPVEERSIRFPVAGQSGSGGHSGRGSEHDIRVRIRVPERRGGSGDDGKSREKPRERSNHHHHHHHHHHSSSSSSLSSSSAHKHSTGASSKKVSGDSVRSSSSSRKRTHGTEPSAGTHPSKASKSSRNSFQLPPLPSMPSHSLGHGSDILPSLSLSHHQGNYSHSKADKADTNGHNAGGQSNDYQDTFDMLNSLLSAQGVQPTQPQIFDYRSQFGEYRYSSSARGGTQPPPLPSEPPPPMPPLPK is encoded by the exons ATGGCGGCTTCGTTCCCTTCGCCTTCggtaaataacaataaatggtACTTCACGCGCGAACAAATCGAAAACAGTCCGTCTCGTCGATCGGGACTTGATCCCGACAAAGAGCTCTCGTACCGACAGCAAGCCGCGAACCTGCTGCAGGACATGGGACAGCGACTCAACGT GTCACTACTCACAATAAACACTGCCATTGTGTATATGCATCGATTCTACATGATTCAGTCCTTCACCCGCTTCCATCGAAAT GTGATTGCCCCTGCAGCTCTGTTTTTAGCAGCAAAGGTGGAGGAACAGCCCCGCAAGCTGGAGCATGTGATCAAGGTGACTCATGCGTGTCTCAATCCTCAGGACCCACCGCCAGACACCAGAAGTGAT ACATACCTGCAACAAGCCCAGGACCTGGTCATTCTTGAGAGCATTATACTCCAGACCCTGG CATTTGAGATCACCATTGATCATCCCCACACACATGTTGTCAAGTGCACCCAGCTTGTCCGAG ttggcGTGGTAACAGCGAGTAAGGATTTGGCTCAGGCGTCATATTTCATGGCAACAAACAG TCTCCACTTGACTACGTTCTGTTTGCAGTACAGCCCACCCATCGTAGCCTGCATTTGTATTCATCTGGCCTGCAAATGGTCCAACTGGGAGATTCCAGTTTCCACAGACAGCAAACACTGGTGGGAATATGTTGACCCTACAGTGACCCTTGAGCTGTTGGATG ATCTCACTAATGAGTTCCTTCAGATCCTGGAGAAGACACCCAGCCGCTTAAAACGCATTAGAAACTGGAAA GCAGCGAGTCAAACTGCCAAAAAGTCAAAAGCGCAAGATGGTGACCAATCAGAAGCCATTATGAACATGATCTCCATGGCATCATCTGACACCTCACTCGTTGGGCTGATGAGCCTCTCTGCCTCTCACTCAGATTCGACTTCCTCGGCAGATGATCTCAACATCGGAGCGTCATCCCAACAGTGGCAGCCTCCTGGCAAGGAGCTGGCGACCTCCAATGAGCTCCACGCACCTGCCAAAGTCTCTCTGAGTGAGTACCGGGCAAAACACGCGGACGAGCTGGCAGCGCAGAAGCGTAACCTACTGAACATGGAGGCCAGCGTAAAGCAGGGATACGCCACAGCCGCCCAGGCGCTCATGAACCAGCAAAGAAAGGATAAGCACCACCATCACCAACAACAACAGTCCACCTCTAGTTCCTCTGACTCTGGCAACCCCTCGCCGATTGTCCTGAAGATCCCGGTGGAGGAACGGTCGATTCGCTTCCCTGTGGCCGGCCAATCGGGAAGCGGGGGGCACAGTGGCCGGGGGTCCGAACACGACATTAGGGTGCGAATACGAGTTCCGGAAAGGCGAGGTGGATCAGGAGATGACGGTAAAAGTCGAGAGAAACCAAGAGAGCGTTCCaaccaccatcatcaccaccatcatcaccaccacTCGTCCTCCAGCAGTTCTTTATCTTCGTCCTCGGCACATAAACATTCTACCGGTGCAAGTAGCAAAAAGGTCTCAGGTGACTCTGTGCGAAGCAGCTCTTCATCCAGAAAAAGGACTCACGGGACCGAGCCTTCGGCAGGCACCCATCCCTCGAAAGCTAGCAAATCCTCCAGAAACTCATTTCAGCTCCCGCCCCTACCCAGCATGCCCTCCCACTCACTTGGTCACGGGTCAGATATCCTCCCCTCGCTGAGCCTTTCGCACCATCAGGGAAACTACTCACACTCCAAGGCGGATAAGGCCGACACCAACGGCCACAACGCGGGCGGTCAGTCCAACGATTACCAGGACACGTTTGACATGTTGAACTCGCTGCTCAGCGCGCAGGGGGTGCAGCCGACACAGCCTCAAATTTTTGACTATCGCTCTCAGTTCGGAGAGTACCGATACAGCAGTAGCGCTCGTGGAGGAACCCAGCCCCCTCCCCTCCCATCAGAACCGCCTCCCCCCATGCCACCGCTACCCAAATAA
- the ccnt1 gene encoding cyclin-T1 isoform X3 — translation MAASFPSPSVNNNKWYFTREQIENSPSRRSGLDPDKELSYRQQAANLLQDMGQRLNVSLLTINTAIVYMHRFYMIQSFTRFHRNVIAPAALFLAAKVEEQPRKLEHVIKVTHACLNPQDPPPDTRSDTYLQQAQDLVILESIILQTLAFEITIDHPHTHVVKCTQLVRASKDLAQASYFMATNSLHLTTFCLQYSPPIVACICIHLACKWSNWEIPVSTDSKHWWEYVDPTVTLELLDDLTNEFLQILEKTPSRLKRIRNWKAASQTAKKSKAQDGDQSEAIMNMISMASSDTSLVGLMSLSASHSDSTSSADDLNIGASSQQWQPPGKELATSNELHAPAKVSLSEYRAKHADELAAQKRNLLNMEASVKQGYATAAQALMNQQRKDKHHHHQQQQSTSSSSDSGNPSPIVLKIPVEERSIRFPVAGQSGSGGHSGRGSEHDIRVRIRVPERRGGSGDDGKSREKPRERSNHHHHHHHHHHSSSSSSLSSSSAHKHSTGASSKKVSGDSVRSSSSSRKRTHGTEPSAGTHPSKASKSSRNSFQLPPLPSMPSHSLGHGSDILPSLSLSHHQGNYSHSKADKADTNGHNAGGQSNDYQDTFDMLNSLLSAQGVQPTQPQIFDYRSQFGEYRYSSSARGGTQPPPLPSEPPPPMPPLPK, via the exons ATGGCGGCTTCGTTCCCTTCGCCTTCggtaaataacaataaatggtACTTCACGCGCGAACAAATCGAAAACAGTCCGTCTCGTCGATCGGGACTTGATCCCGACAAAGAGCTCTCGTACCGACAGCAAGCCGCGAACCTGCTGCAGGACATGGGACAGCGACTCAACGT GTCACTACTCACAATAAACACTGCCATTGTGTATATGCATCGATTCTACATGATTCAGTCCTTCACCCGCTTCCATCGAAAT GTGATTGCCCCTGCAGCTCTGTTTTTAGCAGCAAAGGTGGAGGAACAGCCCCGCAAGCTGGAGCATGTGATCAAGGTGACTCATGCGTGTCTCAATCCTCAGGACCCACCGCCAGACACCAGAAGTGAT ACATACCTGCAACAAGCCCAGGACCTGGTCATTCTTGAGAGCATTATACTCCAGACCCTGG CATTTGAGATCACCATTGATCATCCCCACACACATGTTGTCAAGTGCACCCAGCTTGTCCGAG CGAGTAAGGATTTGGCTCAGGCGTCATATTTCATGGCAACAAACAG TCTCCACTTGACTACGTTCTGTTTGCAGTACAGCCCACCCATCGTAGCCTGCATTTGTATTCATCTGGCCTGCAAATGGTCCAACTGGGAGATTCCAGTTTCCACAGACAGCAAACACTGGTGGGAATATGTTGACCCTACAGTGACCCTTGAGCTGTTGGATG ATCTCACTAATGAGTTCCTTCAGATCCTGGAGAAGACACCCAGCCGCTTAAAACGCATTAGAAACTGGAAA GCAGCGAGTCAAACTGCCAAAAAGTCAAAAGCGCAAGATGGTGACCAATCAGAAGCCATTATGAACATGATCTCCATGGCATCATCTGACACCTCACTCGTTGGGCTGATGAGCCTCTCTGCCTCTCACTCAGATTCGACTTCCTCGGCAGATGATCTCAACATCGGAGCGTCATCCCAACAGTGGCAGCCTCCTGGCAAGGAGCTGGCGACCTCCAATGAGCTCCACGCACCTGCCAAAGTCTCTCTGAGTGAGTACCGGGCAAAACACGCGGACGAGCTGGCAGCGCAGAAGCGTAACCTACTGAACATGGAGGCCAGCGTAAAGCAGGGATACGCCACAGCCGCCCAGGCGCTCATGAACCAGCAAAGAAAGGATAAGCACCACCATCACCAACAACAACAGTCCACCTCTAGTTCCTCTGACTCTGGCAACCCCTCGCCGATTGTCCTGAAGATCCCGGTGGAGGAACGGTCGATTCGCTTCCCTGTGGCCGGCCAATCGGGAAGCGGGGGGCACAGTGGCCGGGGGTCCGAACACGACATTAGGGTGCGAATACGAGTTCCGGAAAGGCGAGGTGGATCAGGAGATGACGGTAAAAGTCGAGAGAAACCAAGAGAGCGTTCCaaccaccatcatcaccaccatcatcaccaccacTCGTCCTCCAGCAGTTCTTTATCTTCGTCCTCGGCACATAAACATTCTACCGGTGCAAGTAGCAAAAAGGTCTCAGGTGACTCTGTGCGAAGCAGCTCTTCATCCAGAAAAAGGACTCACGGGACCGAGCCTTCGGCAGGCACCCATCCCTCGAAAGCTAGCAAATCCTCCAGAAACTCATTTCAGCTCCCGCCCCTACCCAGCATGCCCTCCCACTCACTTGGTCACGGGTCAGATATCCTCCCCTCGCTGAGCCTTTCGCACCATCAGGGAAACTACTCACACTCCAAGGCGGATAAGGCCGACACCAACGGCCACAACGCGGGCGGTCAGTCCAACGATTACCAGGACACGTTTGACATGTTGAACTCGCTGCTCAGCGCGCAGGGGGTGCAGCCGACACAGCCTCAAATTTTTGACTATCGCTCTCAGTTCGGAGAGTACCGATACAGCAGTAGCGCTCGTGGAGGAACCCAGCCCCCTCCCCTCCCATCAGAACCGCCTCCCCCCATGCCACCGCTACCCAAATAA
- the ccnt1 gene encoding cyclin-T1 isoform X2 — protein MAASFPSPSVNNNKWYFTREQIENSPSRRSGLDPDKELSYRQQAANLLQDMGQRLNVSLLTINTAIVYMHRFYMIQSFTRFHRNVIAPAALFLAAKVEEQPRKLEHVIKVTHACLNPQDPPPDTRSDTYLQQAQDLVILESIILQTLAFEITIDHPHTHVVKCTQLVRGVVTASKDLAQASYFMATNSLHLTTFCLQYSPPIVACICIHLACKWSNWEIPVSTDSKHWWEYVDPTVTLELLDDLTNEFLQILEKTPSRLKRIRNWKAASQTAKKSKAQDGDQSEAIMNMISMASSDTSLVGLMSLSASHSDSTSSADDLNIGASSQQWQPPGKELATSNELHAPAKVSLSEYRAKHADELAAQKRNLLNMEASVKQGYATAAQALMNQQRKDKHHHHQQQQSTSSSSDSGNPSPIVLKIPVEERSIRFPVAGQSGSGGHSGRGSEHDIRVRIRVPERRGGSGDDGKSREKPRERSNHHHHHHHHHHSSSSSSLSSSSAHKHSTGASSKKVSGDSVRSSSSSRKRTHGTEPSAGTHPSKASKSSRNSFQLPPLPSMPSHSLGHGSDILPSLSLSHHQGNYSHSKADKADTNGHNAGGQSNDYQDTFDMLNSLLSAQGVQPTQPQIFDYRSQFGEYRYSSSARGGTQPPPLPSEPPPPMPPLPK, from the exons ATGGCGGCTTCGTTCCCTTCGCCTTCggtaaataacaataaatggtACTTCACGCGCGAACAAATCGAAAACAGTCCGTCTCGTCGATCGGGACTTGATCCCGACAAAGAGCTCTCGTACCGACAGCAAGCCGCGAACCTGCTGCAGGACATGGGACAGCGACTCAACGT GTCACTACTCACAATAAACACTGCCATTGTGTATATGCATCGATTCTACATGATTCAGTCCTTCACCCGCTTCCATCGAAAT GTGATTGCCCCTGCAGCTCTGTTTTTAGCAGCAAAGGTGGAGGAACAGCCCCGCAAGCTGGAGCATGTGATCAAGGTGACTCATGCGTGTCTCAATCCTCAGGACCCACCGCCAGACACCAGAAGTGAT ACATACCTGCAACAAGCCCAGGACCTGGTCATTCTTGAGAGCATTATACTCCAGACCCTGG CATTTGAGATCACCATTGATCATCCCCACACACATGTTGTCAAGTGCACCCAGCTTGTCCGAGG cGTGGTAACAGCGAGTAAGGATTTGGCTCAGGCGTCATATTTCATGGCAACAAACAG TCTCCACTTGACTACGTTCTGTTTGCAGTACAGCCCACCCATCGTAGCCTGCATTTGTATTCATCTGGCCTGCAAATGGTCCAACTGGGAGATTCCAGTTTCCACAGACAGCAAACACTGGTGGGAATATGTTGACCCTACAGTGACCCTTGAGCTGTTGGATG ATCTCACTAATGAGTTCCTTCAGATCCTGGAGAAGACACCCAGCCGCTTAAAACGCATTAGAAACTGGAAA GCAGCGAGTCAAACTGCCAAAAAGTCAAAAGCGCAAGATGGTGACCAATCAGAAGCCATTATGAACATGATCTCCATGGCATCATCTGACACCTCACTCGTTGGGCTGATGAGCCTCTCTGCCTCTCACTCAGATTCGACTTCCTCGGCAGATGATCTCAACATCGGAGCGTCATCCCAACAGTGGCAGCCTCCTGGCAAGGAGCTGGCGACCTCCAATGAGCTCCACGCACCTGCCAAAGTCTCTCTGAGTGAGTACCGGGCAAAACACGCGGACGAGCTGGCAGCGCAGAAGCGTAACCTACTGAACATGGAGGCCAGCGTAAAGCAGGGATACGCCACAGCCGCCCAGGCGCTCATGAACCAGCAAAGAAAGGATAAGCACCACCATCACCAACAACAACAGTCCACCTCTAGTTCCTCTGACTCTGGCAACCCCTCGCCGATTGTCCTGAAGATCCCGGTGGAGGAACGGTCGATTCGCTTCCCTGTGGCCGGCCAATCGGGAAGCGGGGGGCACAGTGGCCGGGGGTCCGAACACGACATTAGGGTGCGAATACGAGTTCCGGAAAGGCGAGGTGGATCAGGAGATGACGGTAAAAGTCGAGAGAAACCAAGAGAGCGTTCCaaccaccatcatcaccaccatcatcaccaccacTCGTCCTCCAGCAGTTCTTTATCTTCGTCCTCGGCACATAAACATTCTACCGGTGCAAGTAGCAAAAAGGTCTCAGGTGACTCTGTGCGAAGCAGCTCTTCATCCAGAAAAAGGACTCACGGGACCGAGCCTTCGGCAGGCACCCATCCCTCGAAAGCTAGCAAATCCTCCAGAAACTCATTTCAGCTCCCGCCCCTACCCAGCATGCCCTCCCACTCACTTGGTCACGGGTCAGATATCCTCCCCTCGCTGAGCCTTTCGCACCATCAGGGAAACTACTCACACTCCAAGGCGGATAAGGCCGACACCAACGGCCACAACGCGGGCGGTCAGTCCAACGATTACCAGGACACGTTTGACATGTTGAACTCGCTGCTCAGCGCGCAGGGGGTGCAGCCGACACAGCCTCAAATTTTTGACTATCGCTCTCAGTTCGGAGAGTACCGATACAGCAGTAGCGCTCGTGGAGGAACCCAGCCCCCTCCCCTCCCATCAGAACCGCCTCCCCCCATGCCACCGCTACCCAAATAA